A genomic region of Haliotis asinina isolate JCU_RB_2024 chromosome 1, JCU_Hal_asi_v2, whole genome shotgun sequence contains the following coding sequences:
- the LOC137294244 gene encoding uncharacterized protein isoform X4 produces the protein MDGYTFNGDYIGYSTLSKPATGVGILQQPIKDQYLKARKQGNSKKVMLRLVQTGLAISLVDTGGGQKGEMFYDISSISYIESLRFTVLSGNSDKKVRAMFVPLGEATMPSVKDKNAFTIDKNYHFLTQISHPALLACVLRRPKGVKALDCHIFMLESVEDAFKIVSIVRHIQTRGSNPDVMTELKQNDNSSFKRGQNNDVIRTEYGEYSVYRGQKQYELKDDFFRPPGQEGGPQGEYRPPGPEGGPDFNNEDPGYGWSYERSRENNDENWRNFDHDRFVGQDERFPGQLRAGSQNRGEYSYDQGGREYISHGRQRSSDSGEGRMNMSFSDSSERGGRHDDHTERRSWNERERGNISPRSTHLPPRVAEKPHKPDPMMRSMGPPSPNQHSPPRSLSPRGMDSPRPANYQHPPASAYNQPAQGGRYGPPSPGGPVYSMSNLESRQTDVRVPEEEAAPKPVAKVPPHMVAGVKVLPTGFAPSAIKLKPKTTKHDRSYGSEDSDPDYDNNIHMYKKPTNDYQNYHSEKYTEERNIYNQNHSNEGRGKGGDNYGKGGDNYGRGGGYGDYNKGGPYGDSSYTKEGSQNRGFSYAPEYGSQLSDEKTESRQYIESYGVQRRDTDHRQSDKGGSNRYSAPSTAYDDRSHDPGNRWSGSSGGGQGRSQSNYDLGSRVPSGGDGGQGPKGKEAEIASMFTNFHIQKGEPTPYTTSGTDFEQSLGYFP, from the coding sequence ATGGACGGCTACACCTTCAACGGCGACTACATCGGGTACTCAACCCTCTCCAAGCCGGCTACAGGGGTGGGGATTCTCCAGCAGCCAATCAAGGACCAGTATCTGAAGGCCCGGAAGCAAGGCAACTCCAAGAAAGTAATGCTTAGACTGGTTCAGACTGGTTTGGCCATCAGTCTTGTTGACACGGGTGGCGGCCAGAAAGGAGAAATGTTCTACGATATCAGCTCCATCAGCTACATCGAGAGTCTCAGGTTTACTGTGCTCAGTGGGAACAGTGACAAGAAGGTCCGTGCTATGTTTGTTCCTCTGGGTGAAGCAACCATGCCTAGTGTGAAAGACAAGAATGCATTTACCATTGACAAGAACTACCACTTCCTGACGCAGATTAGTCATCCGGCCCTGCTAGCCTGCGTCTTGAGGAGACCCAAAGGAGTCAAAGCTCTGGACTGCCATATTTTCATGCTGGAAAGTGTTGAGGATGCTTTTAAGATTGTGTCCATAGTGAGACATATTCAGACCCGGGGATCCAAccctgatgtgatgacagagtTGAAGCAAAACGACAACAGCAGCTTCAAGCGCGGTCAGAACAATGATGTGATACGAACTGAATACGGGGAGTATTCGGTGTACAGGGGACAGAAGCAATATGAACTCAAGGATGATTTCTTCCGACCCCCAGGGCAAGAAGGTGGTCCACAGGGTGAATACCGACCACCCGGGCCAGAAGGAGGTCCTGATTTCAACAACGAGGATCCCGGGTATGGGTGGTCGTATGAACGCTCTAGAGAAAACAATGACGAAAATTGGCGCAACTTTGACCACGATCGGTTTGTTGGTCAAGATGAACGCTTTCCTGGGCAGCTGAGAGCGGGCTCTCAAAACAGAGGAGAGTACTCTTACGATCAAGGCGGTAGGGAATACATCAGTCACGGTCGTCAAAGATCGTCTGATAGTGGTGAGGGGCGGATGAATATGAGTTTCAGCGATTCATCCGAAAGGGGTGGTAGGCATGATGATCATACAGAAAGAAGGTCATGGAATGAGCGGGAACGAGGGAACATCTCGCCCCGCTCAACACATCTCCCACCCAGGGTAGCGGAGAAACCACACAAGCCCGACCCAATGATGAGATCAATGGGTCCACCAAGCCCCAACCAGCACTCCCCTCCTCGTTCCCTCTCCCCACGCGGAATGGACTCGCCCCGGCCAGCCAACTATCAGCACCCTCCAGCATCTGCCTACAACCAGCCTGCACAAGGTGGCCGCTATGGCCCTCCCTCTCCCGGCGGGCCCGTCTACTCCATGTCGAATCTCGAGAGTAGACAGACCGACGTCCGGGTGCCTGAAGAGGAGGCAGCTCCCAAGCCTGTGGCTAAAGTACCCCCACACATGGTGGCCGGCGTGAAGGTTCTTCCTACTGGTTTCGCTCCCTCAGCAATTAAATTGAAACCTAAGACAACCAAACATGACAGAAGTTATGGGTCTGAGGACTCGGACCCTGACTACGACAACAATATCCACATGTACAAGAAGCCTACCAATGACTATCAGAACTACCATTCAGAAAAATACACCGAAGAACGTAACATATATAATCAAAATCATAGCAACGAGGGCCGGGGCAAAGGGGGAGACAACTACGGTAAAGGTGGAGATAACTACGGCAGGGGCGGGGGCTACGGTGACTACAACAAAGGGGGCCCGTATGGCGACAGCAGCTACACTAAAGAGGGCAGCCAGAATCGGGGCTTCAGTTACGCCCCTGAATATGGAAGTCAACTGAGCGACGAGAAAACCGAAAGTCGTCAATATATTGAAAGTTACGGTGTCCAGAGACGGGATACTGACCACAGGCAATCGGACAAGGGGGGTTCTAACAGGTATAGCGCACCATCAACAGCCTACGATGACAGGTCACATGATCCGGGTAATCGTTGGAGCGGGTCAAGCGGTGGAGGTCAAGGTCGATCTCAGTCTAACTACGACCTTGGTAGCAGAGTGCCCTCTGGCGGGGATGGCGGACAAGGTCCTAAAGGGAAAGAAGCCGAGATTGCATCAATGTTCACGAACTTCCATATTCAGAAAGGGGAACCAACTCCTTACACTACTTCCGGAACAGATTTCGAGCAATCTCTCGGTTACTTCCCTTGA
- the LOC137294244 gene encoding uncharacterized protein isoform X1 — translation MGQSGSADRRNSLTKAHHFISRDSSEWDVMDGYTFNGDYIGYSTLSKPATGVGILQQPIKDQYLKARKQGNSKKVMLRLVQTGLAISLVDTGGGQKGEMFYDISSISYIESLRFTVLSGNSDKKVRAMFVPLGEATMPSVKDKNAFTIDKNYHFLTQISHPALLACVLRRPKGVKALDCHIFMLESVEDAFKIVSIVRHIQTRGSNPDVMTELKQNDNSSFKRGQNNDVIRTEYGEYSVYRGQKQYELKDDFFRPPGQEGGPQGEYRPPGPEGGPDFNNEDPGYGWSYERSRENNDENWRNFDHDRFVGQDERFPGQLRAGSQNRGEYSYDQGGREYISHGRQRSSDSGEGRMNMSFSDSSERGGRHDDHTERRSWNERERGNISPRSTHLPPRVAEKPHKPDPMMRSMGPPSPNQHSPPRSLSPRGMDSPRPANYQHPPASAYNQPAQGGRYGPPSPGGPVYSMSNLESRQTDVRVPEEEAAPKPVAKVPPHMVAGVKVLPTGFAPSAIKLKPKTTKHDRSYGSEDSDPDYDNNIHMYKKPTNDYQNYHSEKYTEERNIYNQNHSNEGRGKGGDNYGKGGDNYGRGGGYGDYNKGGPYGDSSYTKEGSQNRGFSYAPEYGSQLSDEKTESRQYIESYGVQRRDTDHRQSDKGGSNRYSAPSTAYDDRSHDPGNRWSGSSGGGQGRSQSNYDLGSRVPSGGDGGQGPKGKEAEIASMFTNFHIQKGEPTPYTTSGTDFEQSLGYFP, via the coding sequence ATCGGCGGAACTCGCTGACGAAGGCACACCACTTCATCAGCCGTGACTCCTCCGAGTGGGACGTCATGGACGGCTACACCTTCAACGGCGACTACATCGGGTACTCAACCCTCTCCAAGCCGGCTACAGGGGTGGGGATTCTCCAGCAGCCAATCAAGGACCAGTATCTGAAGGCCCGGAAGCAAGGCAACTCCAAGAAAGTAATGCTTAGACTGGTTCAGACTGGTTTGGCCATCAGTCTTGTTGACACGGGTGGCGGCCAGAAAGGAGAAATGTTCTACGATATCAGCTCCATCAGCTACATCGAGAGTCTCAGGTTTACTGTGCTCAGTGGGAACAGTGACAAGAAGGTCCGTGCTATGTTTGTTCCTCTGGGTGAAGCAACCATGCCTAGTGTGAAAGACAAGAATGCATTTACCATTGACAAGAACTACCACTTCCTGACGCAGATTAGTCATCCGGCCCTGCTAGCCTGCGTCTTGAGGAGACCCAAAGGAGTCAAAGCTCTGGACTGCCATATTTTCATGCTGGAAAGTGTTGAGGATGCTTTTAAGATTGTGTCCATAGTGAGACATATTCAGACCCGGGGATCCAAccctgatgtgatgacagagtTGAAGCAAAACGACAACAGCAGCTTCAAGCGCGGTCAGAACAATGATGTGATACGAACTGAATACGGGGAGTATTCGGTGTACAGGGGACAGAAGCAATATGAACTCAAGGATGATTTCTTCCGACCCCCAGGGCAAGAAGGTGGTCCACAGGGTGAATACCGACCACCCGGGCCAGAAGGAGGTCCTGATTTCAACAACGAGGATCCCGGGTATGGGTGGTCGTATGAACGCTCTAGAGAAAACAATGACGAAAATTGGCGCAACTTTGACCACGATCGGTTTGTTGGTCAAGATGAACGCTTTCCTGGGCAGCTGAGAGCGGGCTCTCAAAACAGAGGAGAGTACTCTTACGATCAAGGCGGTAGGGAATACATCAGTCACGGTCGTCAAAGATCGTCTGATAGTGGTGAGGGGCGGATGAATATGAGTTTCAGCGATTCATCCGAAAGGGGTGGTAGGCATGATGATCATACAGAAAGAAGGTCATGGAATGAGCGGGAACGAGGGAACATCTCGCCCCGCTCAACACATCTCCCACCCAGGGTAGCGGAGAAACCACACAAGCCCGACCCAATGATGAGATCAATGGGTCCACCAAGCCCCAACCAGCACTCCCCTCCTCGTTCCCTCTCCCCACGCGGAATGGACTCGCCCCGGCCAGCCAACTATCAGCACCCTCCAGCATCTGCCTACAACCAGCCTGCACAAGGTGGCCGCTATGGCCCTCCCTCTCCCGGCGGGCCCGTCTACTCCATGTCGAATCTCGAGAGTAGACAGACCGACGTCCGGGTGCCTGAAGAGGAGGCAGCTCCCAAGCCTGTGGCTAAAGTACCCCCACACATGGTGGCCGGCGTGAAGGTTCTTCCTACTGGTTTCGCTCCCTCAGCAATTAAATTGAAACCTAAGACAACCAAACATGACAGAAGTTATGGGTCTGAGGACTCGGACCCTGACTACGACAACAATATCCACATGTACAAGAAGCCTACCAATGACTATCAGAACTACCATTCAGAAAAATACACCGAAGAACGTAACATATATAATCAAAATCATAGCAACGAGGGCCGGGGCAAAGGGGGAGACAACTACGGTAAAGGTGGAGATAACTACGGCAGGGGCGGGGGCTACGGTGACTACAACAAAGGGGGCCCGTATGGCGACAGCAGCTACACTAAAGAGGGCAGCCAGAATCGGGGCTTCAGTTACGCCCCTGAATATGGAAGTCAACTGAGCGACGAGAAAACCGAAAGTCGTCAATATATTGAAAGTTACGGTGTCCAGAGACGGGATACTGACCACAGGCAATCGGACAAGGGGGGTTCTAACAGGTATAGCGCACCATCAACAGCCTACGATGACAGGTCACATGATCCGGGTAATCGTTGGAGCGGGTCAAGCGGTGGAGGTCAAGGTCGATCTCAGTCTAACTACGACCTTGGTAGCAGAGTGCCCTCTGGCGGGGATGGCGGACAAGGTCCTAAAGGGAAAGAAGCCGAGATTGCATCAATGTTCACGAACTTCCATATTCAGAAAGGGGAACCAACTCCTTACACTACTTCCGGAACAGATTTCGAGCAATCTCTCGGTTACTTCCCTTGA
- the LOC137294244 gene encoding uncharacterized protein isoform X2, translating into MKLKRSKDRRNSLTKAHHFISRDSSEWDVMDGYTFNGDYIGYSTLSKPATGVGILQQPIKDQYLKARKQGNSKKVMLRLVQTGLAISLVDTGGGQKGEMFYDISSISYIESLRFTVLSGNSDKKVRAMFVPLGEATMPSVKDKNAFTIDKNYHFLTQISHPALLACVLRRPKGVKALDCHIFMLESVEDAFKIVSIVRHIQTRGSNPDVMTELKQNDNSSFKRGQNNDVIRTEYGEYSVYRGQKQYELKDDFFRPPGQEGGPQGEYRPPGPEGGPDFNNEDPGYGWSYERSRENNDENWRNFDHDRFVGQDERFPGQLRAGSQNRGEYSYDQGGREYISHGRQRSSDSGEGRMNMSFSDSSERGGRHDDHTERRSWNERERGNISPRSTHLPPRVAEKPHKPDPMMRSMGPPSPNQHSPPRSLSPRGMDSPRPANYQHPPASAYNQPAQGGRYGPPSPGGPVYSMSNLESRQTDVRVPEEEAAPKPVAKVPPHMVAGVKVLPTGFAPSAIKLKPKTTKHDRSYGSEDSDPDYDNNIHMYKKPTNDYQNYHSEKYTEERNIYNQNHSNEGRGKGGDNYGKGGDNYGRGGGYGDYNKGGPYGDSSYTKEGSQNRGFSYAPEYGSQLSDEKTESRQYIESYGVQRRDTDHRQSDKGGSNRYSAPSTAYDDRSHDPGNRWSGSSGGGQGRSQSNYDLGSRVPSGGDGGQGPKGKEAEIASMFTNFHIQKGEPTPYTTSGTDFEQSLGYFP; encoded by the coding sequence ATCGGCGGAACTCGCTGACGAAGGCACACCACTTCATCAGCCGTGACTCCTCCGAGTGGGACGTCATGGACGGCTACACCTTCAACGGCGACTACATCGGGTACTCAACCCTCTCCAAGCCGGCTACAGGGGTGGGGATTCTCCAGCAGCCAATCAAGGACCAGTATCTGAAGGCCCGGAAGCAAGGCAACTCCAAGAAAGTAATGCTTAGACTGGTTCAGACTGGTTTGGCCATCAGTCTTGTTGACACGGGTGGCGGCCAGAAAGGAGAAATGTTCTACGATATCAGCTCCATCAGCTACATCGAGAGTCTCAGGTTTACTGTGCTCAGTGGGAACAGTGACAAGAAGGTCCGTGCTATGTTTGTTCCTCTGGGTGAAGCAACCATGCCTAGTGTGAAAGACAAGAATGCATTTACCATTGACAAGAACTACCACTTCCTGACGCAGATTAGTCATCCGGCCCTGCTAGCCTGCGTCTTGAGGAGACCCAAAGGAGTCAAAGCTCTGGACTGCCATATTTTCATGCTGGAAAGTGTTGAGGATGCTTTTAAGATTGTGTCCATAGTGAGACATATTCAGACCCGGGGATCCAAccctgatgtgatgacagagtTGAAGCAAAACGACAACAGCAGCTTCAAGCGCGGTCAGAACAATGATGTGATACGAACTGAATACGGGGAGTATTCGGTGTACAGGGGACAGAAGCAATATGAACTCAAGGATGATTTCTTCCGACCCCCAGGGCAAGAAGGTGGTCCACAGGGTGAATACCGACCACCCGGGCCAGAAGGAGGTCCTGATTTCAACAACGAGGATCCCGGGTATGGGTGGTCGTATGAACGCTCTAGAGAAAACAATGACGAAAATTGGCGCAACTTTGACCACGATCGGTTTGTTGGTCAAGATGAACGCTTTCCTGGGCAGCTGAGAGCGGGCTCTCAAAACAGAGGAGAGTACTCTTACGATCAAGGCGGTAGGGAATACATCAGTCACGGTCGTCAAAGATCGTCTGATAGTGGTGAGGGGCGGATGAATATGAGTTTCAGCGATTCATCCGAAAGGGGTGGTAGGCATGATGATCATACAGAAAGAAGGTCATGGAATGAGCGGGAACGAGGGAACATCTCGCCCCGCTCAACACATCTCCCACCCAGGGTAGCGGAGAAACCACACAAGCCCGACCCAATGATGAGATCAATGGGTCCACCAAGCCCCAACCAGCACTCCCCTCCTCGTTCCCTCTCCCCACGCGGAATGGACTCGCCCCGGCCAGCCAACTATCAGCACCCTCCAGCATCTGCCTACAACCAGCCTGCACAAGGTGGCCGCTATGGCCCTCCCTCTCCCGGCGGGCCCGTCTACTCCATGTCGAATCTCGAGAGTAGACAGACCGACGTCCGGGTGCCTGAAGAGGAGGCAGCTCCCAAGCCTGTGGCTAAAGTACCCCCACACATGGTGGCCGGCGTGAAGGTTCTTCCTACTGGTTTCGCTCCCTCAGCAATTAAATTGAAACCTAAGACAACCAAACATGACAGAAGTTATGGGTCTGAGGACTCGGACCCTGACTACGACAACAATATCCACATGTACAAGAAGCCTACCAATGACTATCAGAACTACCATTCAGAAAAATACACCGAAGAACGTAACATATATAATCAAAATCATAGCAACGAGGGCCGGGGCAAAGGGGGAGACAACTACGGTAAAGGTGGAGATAACTACGGCAGGGGCGGGGGCTACGGTGACTACAACAAAGGGGGCCCGTATGGCGACAGCAGCTACACTAAAGAGGGCAGCCAGAATCGGGGCTTCAGTTACGCCCCTGAATATGGAAGTCAACTGAGCGACGAGAAAACCGAAAGTCGTCAATATATTGAAAGTTACGGTGTCCAGAGACGGGATACTGACCACAGGCAATCGGACAAGGGGGGTTCTAACAGGTATAGCGCACCATCAACAGCCTACGATGACAGGTCACATGATCCGGGTAATCGTTGGAGCGGGTCAAGCGGTGGAGGTCAAGGTCGATCTCAGTCTAACTACGACCTTGGTAGCAGAGTGCCCTCTGGCGGGGATGGCGGACAAGGTCCTAAAGGGAAAGAAGCCGAGATTGCATCAATGTTCACGAACTTCCATATTCAGAAAGGGGAACCAACTCCTTACACTACTTCCGGAACAGATTTCGAGCAATCTCTCGGTTACTTCCCTTGA
- the LOC137294244 gene encoding uncharacterized protein isoform X3 — MEDRRNSLTKAHHFISRDSSEWDVMDGYTFNGDYIGYSTLSKPATGVGILQQPIKDQYLKARKQGNSKKVMLRLVQTGLAISLVDTGGGQKGEMFYDISSISYIESLRFTVLSGNSDKKVRAMFVPLGEATMPSVKDKNAFTIDKNYHFLTQISHPALLACVLRRPKGVKALDCHIFMLESVEDAFKIVSIVRHIQTRGSNPDVMTELKQNDNSSFKRGQNNDVIRTEYGEYSVYRGQKQYELKDDFFRPPGQEGGPQGEYRPPGPEGGPDFNNEDPGYGWSYERSRENNDENWRNFDHDRFVGQDERFPGQLRAGSQNRGEYSYDQGGREYISHGRQRSSDSGEGRMNMSFSDSSERGGRHDDHTERRSWNERERGNISPRSTHLPPRVAEKPHKPDPMMRSMGPPSPNQHSPPRSLSPRGMDSPRPANYQHPPASAYNQPAQGGRYGPPSPGGPVYSMSNLESRQTDVRVPEEEAAPKPVAKVPPHMVAGVKVLPTGFAPSAIKLKPKTTKHDRSYGSEDSDPDYDNNIHMYKKPTNDYQNYHSEKYTEERNIYNQNHSNEGRGKGGDNYGKGGDNYGRGGGYGDYNKGGPYGDSSYTKEGSQNRGFSYAPEYGSQLSDEKTESRQYIESYGVQRRDTDHRQSDKGGSNRYSAPSTAYDDRSHDPGNRWSGSSGGGQGRSQSNYDLGSRVPSGGDGGQGPKGKEAEIASMFTNFHIQKGEPTPYTTSGTDFEQSLGYFP; from the coding sequence ATCGGCGGAACTCGCTGACGAAGGCACACCACTTCATCAGCCGTGACTCCTCCGAGTGGGACGTCATGGACGGCTACACCTTCAACGGCGACTACATCGGGTACTCAACCCTCTCCAAGCCGGCTACAGGGGTGGGGATTCTCCAGCAGCCAATCAAGGACCAGTATCTGAAGGCCCGGAAGCAAGGCAACTCCAAGAAAGTAATGCTTAGACTGGTTCAGACTGGTTTGGCCATCAGTCTTGTTGACACGGGTGGCGGCCAGAAAGGAGAAATGTTCTACGATATCAGCTCCATCAGCTACATCGAGAGTCTCAGGTTTACTGTGCTCAGTGGGAACAGTGACAAGAAGGTCCGTGCTATGTTTGTTCCTCTGGGTGAAGCAACCATGCCTAGTGTGAAAGACAAGAATGCATTTACCATTGACAAGAACTACCACTTCCTGACGCAGATTAGTCATCCGGCCCTGCTAGCCTGCGTCTTGAGGAGACCCAAAGGAGTCAAAGCTCTGGACTGCCATATTTTCATGCTGGAAAGTGTTGAGGATGCTTTTAAGATTGTGTCCATAGTGAGACATATTCAGACCCGGGGATCCAAccctgatgtgatgacagagtTGAAGCAAAACGACAACAGCAGCTTCAAGCGCGGTCAGAACAATGATGTGATACGAACTGAATACGGGGAGTATTCGGTGTACAGGGGACAGAAGCAATATGAACTCAAGGATGATTTCTTCCGACCCCCAGGGCAAGAAGGTGGTCCACAGGGTGAATACCGACCACCCGGGCCAGAAGGAGGTCCTGATTTCAACAACGAGGATCCCGGGTATGGGTGGTCGTATGAACGCTCTAGAGAAAACAATGACGAAAATTGGCGCAACTTTGACCACGATCGGTTTGTTGGTCAAGATGAACGCTTTCCTGGGCAGCTGAGAGCGGGCTCTCAAAACAGAGGAGAGTACTCTTACGATCAAGGCGGTAGGGAATACATCAGTCACGGTCGTCAAAGATCGTCTGATAGTGGTGAGGGGCGGATGAATATGAGTTTCAGCGATTCATCCGAAAGGGGTGGTAGGCATGATGATCATACAGAAAGAAGGTCATGGAATGAGCGGGAACGAGGGAACATCTCGCCCCGCTCAACACATCTCCCACCCAGGGTAGCGGAGAAACCACACAAGCCCGACCCAATGATGAGATCAATGGGTCCACCAAGCCCCAACCAGCACTCCCCTCCTCGTTCCCTCTCCCCACGCGGAATGGACTCGCCCCGGCCAGCCAACTATCAGCACCCTCCAGCATCTGCCTACAACCAGCCTGCACAAGGTGGCCGCTATGGCCCTCCCTCTCCCGGCGGGCCCGTCTACTCCATGTCGAATCTCGAGAGTAGACAGACCGACGTCCGGGTGCCTGAAGAGGAGGCAGCTCCCAAGCCTGTGGCTAAAGTACCCCCACACATGGTGGCCGGCGTGAAGGTTCTTCCTACTGGTTTCGCTCCCTCAGCAATTAAATTGAAACCTAAGACAACCAAACATGACAGAAGTTATGGGTCTGAGGACTCGGACCCTGACTACGACAACAATATCCACATGTACAAGAAGCCTACCAATGACTATCAGAACTACCATTCAGAAAAATACACCGAAGAACGTAACATATATAATCAAAATCATAGCAACGAGGGCCGGGGCAAAGGGGGAGACAACTACGGTAAAGGTGGAGATAACTACGGCAGGGGCGGGGGCTACGGTGACTACAACAAAGGGGGCCCGTATGGCGACAGCAGCTACACTAAAGAGGGCAGCCAGAATCGGGGCTTCAGTTACGCCCCTGAATATGGAAGTCAACTGAGCGACGAGAAAACCGAAAGTCGTCAATATATTGAAAGTTACGGTGTCCAGAGACGGGATACTGACCACAGGCAATCGGACAAGGGGGGTTCTAACAGGTATAGCGCACCATCAACAGCCTACGATGACAGGTCACATGATCCGGGTAATCGTTGGAGCGGGTCAAGCGGTGGAGGTCAAGGTCGATCTCAGTCTAACTACGACCTTGGTAGCAGAGTGCCCTCTGGCGGGGATGGCGGACAAGGTCCTAAAGGGAAAGAAGCCGAGATTGCATCAATGTTCACGAACTTCCATATTCAGAAAGGGGAACCAACTCCTTACACTACTTCCGGAACAGATTTCGAGCAATCTCTCGGTTACTTCCCTTGA